In Vibrio sp. FE10, the following are encoded in one genomic region:
- a CDS encoding DHH family phosphoesterase gives MHYDVFNGDADGIIALLQLRLNEPKESVLITGVKRDIKLVSQVASELAEQGDQADVASVTVLDVSMEKNLPALHSLLEANVEVFYCDHHRTGDIPQSKHLETLVNTAPECCTSLLINQKLKGEYVAWAIAAAFGDNLKAVASQLALENGFDQSQTDFLEELGTLVNYNGYGSSLNDLHFTPIKLYHALYQYPNPFALLDDKDSVFYRLRTAYQNDNQHLSNLVPIYESEVARVFELPSETWARRISGVFGNEIVNQDPHRAQAVLTKNQDGESYTVSLRAPLSNRIGADEICSSFDTGGGRKAAAGINQLNEENKVNFISSIEIYYSSLGKCIDS, from the coding sequence ATGCACTACGACGTATTCAATGGAGATGCAGACGGCATCATCGCTTTACTGCAACTGCGCTTAAATGAGCCGAAAGAAAGTGTGCTGATCACTGGTGTAAAGCGTGATATCAAATTGGTCTCTCAAGTGGCCTCTGAACTCGCTGAGCAGGGCGATCAAGCGGATGTTGCGTCTGTTACGGTCCTAGATGTATCGATGGAGAAGAACCTTCCGGCTTTACACTCGTTACTTGAGGCCAACGTTGAAGTGTTCTATTGCGACCACCATCGCACAGGCGATATACCTCAGTCTAAGCATCTTGAGACTCTAGTTAATACGGCACCTGAATGTTGCACCAGTTTGTTGATAAATCAGAAGTTAAAGGGTGAGTATGTTGCGTGGGCCATTGCTGCTGCCTTTGGTGATAATTTAAAAGCGGTAGCTTCACAATTAGCGTTAGAAAATGGCTTTGACCAATCCCAAACTGATTTCTTGGAAGAGCTGGGTACTCTAGTCAATTACAACGGCTACGGCTCGTCACTGAATGATTTACACTTTACTCCAATCAAGCTTTACCATGCTCTCTACCAATATCCGAATCCGTTCGCTCTCCTAGATGATAAAGACTCAGTTTTCTATCGTCTTCGTACAGCTTATCAAAATGACAACCAACACTTATCAAACCTAGTACCTATATATGAGAGTGAAGTCGCGCGTGTGTTTGAATTGCCAAGTGAGACTTGGGCAAGGCGCATTAGTGGTGTCTTTGGCAATGAAATCGTTAATCAAGACCCACACCGTGCACAAGCGGTGTTAACTAAAAACCAAGATGGCGAATCTTATACTGTGAGTTTGAGAGCGCCGTTATCAAATAGAATCGGTGCAGACGAAATTTGTTCTAGTTTTGATACGGGTGGTGGAAGAAAAGCAGCAGCGGGTATCAATCAACTCAATGAAGAAAACAAAGTGAATTTTATTTCGTCAATTGAGATTTATTATTCATCTTTGGGAAAATGTATCGATAGTTAA
- a CDS encoding heparinase II/III domain-containing protein, protein MLQLERTHDFQVFLSPCNEISSVNPPSFNWPQGEYGSAYNIELEDKDGEQKWDWKSVQSPLQPTFQLPQGSYRWRVTCLNTLAKSDWIVFEITTESEDYLAPDAMSLFSLCANKDQFMMYLDEDIDAVSNTSLSARDKLRNSVELTDIDEILYSNHYRRGNEEGKRTAIANVRRWIDRDLIALTLLYKVWGDEEAGHKACQILLRLSEWSPEGPASLLRPCTWGDEIGLSMTRNLYLAYHWLSPLLTTDECSFVRPLLIRYAYQMEERLEQDKFKQYPGHSHTSRLPAYLGVAALVLHKEFEIKTCERWLNYALMIYRGVLPFYGGKDGSWVEGPFYSSSYTKWHHPFFLSVERLSGFSFYNHPFYKNYVKFALDFVANNDRIHPFGDGFWCKREGKEWPGFFAQNPLRIYAPRYGCTKSILESKKLESNIETYKLHLLDIVPTYPQLRFEKSGQHSTVSNTLMTSNEALASDETAHCVNPESNNIYYSYAGLGKTTHSKMSVYYRASKFGNSSHRHADQGNVALVDDGVNVLTPSGSYGYRFGSKHHSLWTRTTQAHNLPLFGGVNLDDNVTNATEGQKIDCATAQATVITRIDSNEFQCVVLDLANAYESCESFVRTIIQVADNGVVIVDNIRLSEPKSMQWRAHTPLEVVIKGGSVDLHHEQETYYLGMMSDPSCAVKLTSEIDDGDGFKGNVESDAQKDIKHLEWFIQEQQQHQVVMSCLKQPIDYVLTDENTLILAHAGQSFKLNVETGEEITQ, encoded by the coding sequence ATGCTACAACTAGAAAGAACGCATGATTTCCAAGTTTTTTTGTCGCCTTGTAACGAAATTTCCTCAGTCAATCCCCCAAGTTTCAATTGGCCTCAAGGAGAGTATGGTTCTGCGTATAACATCGAACTTGAAGACAAAGACGGTGAGCAAAAATGGGATTGGAAATCGGTGCAGTCTCCTTTACAACCGACATTTCAGTTACCTCAAGGCAGCTATCGCTGGAGGGTGACTTGCCTTAACACTCTAGCGAAATCTGATTGGATTGTTTTTGAAATCACGACGGAGTCAGAAGACTACTTGGCACCGGACGCTATGTCATTATTCTCACTGTGTGCTAATAAAGACCAGTTTATGATGTATCTCGATGAAGATATTGACGCAGTCAGCAATACTTCATTAAGTGCAAGAGACAAGTTACGCAATAGTGTTGAACTCACCGATATCGACGAGATTTTATATTCTAATCATTATCGCCGTGGTAATGAAGAAGGGAAGCGTACAGCTATCGCTAACGTAAGACGTTGGATTGATCGCGATCTTATCGCACTAACATTACTATATAAGGTGTGGGGTGATGAGGAGGCAGGACATAAGGCATGCCAAATTTTATTGCGCTTATCCGAGTGGAGCCCTGAAGGCCCGGCGTCACTGTTAAGGCCTTGCACGTGGGGAGATGAAATTGGCCTGTCAATGACGCGAAATTTGTATCTTGCCTATCATTGGTTGTCTCCATTGTTGACGACCGACGAATGTTCATTCGTCAGGCCGCTCTTAATTCGATATGCCTATCAAATGGAAGAGCGCTTAGAGCAAGATAAGTTTAAACAGTACCCGGGACATTCACATACATCGCGTTTGCCTGCTTACTTAGGCGTTGCTGCCCTTGTGTTACACAAAGAGTTTGAAATTAAAACTTGTGAACGTTGGCTTAATTACGCCTTAATGATTTACCGAGGTGTGTTGCCTTTCTATGGCGGAAAAGATGGCAGTTGGGTTGAGGGGCCTTTTTATTCTTCTTCCTATACCAAGTGGCACCATCCGTTTTTCTTGTCGGTTGAGCGTTTAAGTGGCTTTTCTTTCTATAATCACCCGTTTTATAAGAATTACGTTAAGTTTGCTTTGGACTTTGTGGCGAATAACGATCGAATTCATCCCTTTGGTGATGGCTTCTGGTGTAAGAGAGAAGGTAAAGAGTGGCCTGGTTTCTTTGCGCAAAATCCACTCAGAATATATGCACCACGGTATGGTTGTACGAAGTCGATATTAGAGTCCAAGAAGTTAGAGTCCAATATTGAGACTTACAAGCTCCATTTATTAGATATAGTACCGACGTATCCGCAGTTACGATTTGAAAAATCGGGTCAACATTCAACCGTTTCTAATACGTTAATGACTTCAAATGAGGCTCTTGCTTCTGACGAGACTGCTCATTGTGTGAACCCTGAGTCGAACAACATTTACTATTCATACGCGGGGTTAGGTAAAACTACCCACAGTAAAATGTCGGTGTACTACCGAGCAAGTAAGTTTGGCAATAGTTCTCATCGCCATGCTGATCAAGGGAATGTTGCATTAGTCGATGATGGCGTTAATGTTCTTACTCCGAGTGGCAGCTATGGCTATAGGTTTGGTAGCAAACATCATAGTTTATGGACTCGAACGACGCAGGCGCATAATTTACCCTTATTTGGTGGTGTCAATTTAGACGATAACGTTACCAACGCGACTGAAGGTCAGAAGATAGATTGCGCAACAGCTCAAGCAACAGTAATCACTCGAATTGATAGCAATGAGTTTCAATGTGTCGTTCTAGATCTCGCGAATGCTTATGAGAGTTGTGAGTCGTTTGTGCGAACAATAATACAAGTTGCAGATAACGGGGTCGTTATTGTCGACAACATTAGGCTATCTGAACCCAAATCGATGCAATGGCGAGCCCATACCCCGCTCGAAGTTGTTATTAAGGGGGGGAGTGTTGATTTGCACCATGAACAAGAAACTTATTATCTTGGAATGATGAGTGATCCTTCTTGTGCAGTTAAGTTAACAAGTGAAATTGATGACGGTGATGGTTTCAAAGGGAATGTTGAATCTGACGCTCAGAAAGATATTAAACATCTAGAATGGTTCATACAAGAACAGCAGCAACATCAAGTGGTTATGAGTTGCTTAAAACAACCAATAGATTACGTGTTAACTGACGAAAATACTTTGATACTTGCCCATGCGGGCCAGTCTTTTAAGCTCAATGTAGAAACTGGTGAGGAGATCACTCAGTAA
- a CDS encoding FCD domain-containing protein: MINFEPKRPYQTLGLILRKELSDGLYPIGSRLPPERDIAERLSVSRAVVREAIIMLELEGLVEVKKGSGVYIVNLPTTSTVAQNEDVGPFEMLQARQLLESSIAEFAATQATPADIEKMREALEIERREIENNVQNPVGDRMFHQCIAEATQNSVLVDILKESWERRESSPMWKTLHTHIEIQDYRKEWLDDHAAILLAMRRKNPIEAKQAMWQHLEHVKIRLLELSDFTDPNFDGYLFNSIPAIATSKDNL; encoded by the coding sequence ATGATCAACTTCGAACCCAAACGCCCTTATCAAACCCTCGGTCTTATCTTGAGAAAAGAACTATCTGATGGTCTTTACCCGATTGGAAGTCGTTTACCGCCCGAGCGAGATATTGCTGAGCGTCTATCCGTGAGCAGAGCTGTGGTTAGAGAAGCAATCATCATGCTGGAACTTGAGGGACTCGTTGAAGTAAAGAAAGGCTCGGGAGTGTACATCGTTAACTTACCGACTACATCAACAGTGGCACAAAATGAAGATGTAGGTCCTTTTGAAATGCTTCAAGCAAGACAGTTATTGGAAAGCAGTATTGCTGAGTTTGCTGCAACACAAGCGACCCCTGCTGATATCGAAAAAATGCGTGAAGCTCTAGAAATTGAGCGCCGCGAAATTGAAAATAATGTCCAGAATCCGGTTGGTGACAGAATGTTCCATCAGTGTATTGCTGAAGCGACACAGAATTCTGTGCTGGTCGATATTCTAAAGGAATCGTGGGAACGTCGTGAGTCTAGCCCTATGTGGAAGACACTGCATACACATATCGAGATCCAAGACTATAGGAAAGAGTGGTTAGATGATCACGCTGCTATTTTGCTAGCGATGAGACGCAAAAACCCAATCGAAGCCAAGCAAGCGATGTGGCAACATCTAGAACATGTGAAGATTAGGCTTTTAGAGCTTTCTGATTTTACCGACCCTAATTTTGATGGTTATCTGTTTAACTCCATTCCCGCTATCGCGACATCAAAAGACAATCTTTAG
- a CDS encoding immunoglobulin-like domain-containing protein yields the protein MLKRKALQLAVSVGMAAMSGAVYANGSDMTNPDSGVVVGYWHNWCDGGGYQGGNAPCVTLDEVNPMYNIVNVSFMKVYDVADGRIPTFKLDPTIGLSEQQFIDQISELNKQGRSVLLALGGADAHVELETGDERAFADEIIRLTERYGFDGLDIDLEQAAVTAANNQTVIPDALKLVKDHYRTEGKNFLITMAPEFPYLTSGGKYVPYIDNLEGYYDWINPQFYNQGGDGIWVDGVGWIAQNNDELKEEFIYYISDSLINGTRGFHKILHDKLVFGIPSSIDAAATGFVQDPQDLYDAFETLTTQGQPLRGVMTWSINWDMGTNKNGQQYNEQFIKDYGPFVHGQVTPPPVEGEPVLKGVENTRVLHGTTFDPMEGVTATDKEDGDLTSSIDVDGYVETAVIGTYVLTYRVKDSDDNETTKARTVEVYSQKPVFDGVSDATVILGTAFDPMAGVTANDAEDGDLTSSITHTGSVDVNEIGNYSLVYSVTDSAHQTVTAERKVSVTDGSNCAAAWDADTVYVEGDQVSHDGSTWGAGWYTRGEEPGTTGEWGVWRKVSDSSCGGNPDPGADPELQVSGLQSEYAPDNGNVRLDLTLTSNEAMDVTAMVLNSAGTVVEQTKVNLVDSQTITIVLNDVTEGQYALEVVGTASDGEMVMVDNTFAIKEGGGTTPPPGDYPPYEAGTNYEAGDIVVGSDNGLYECKPWPYTAWCASASYAPAESQYWQDAWTKL from the coding sequence ATGTTGAAACGTAAAGCTCTGCAATTAGCAGTATCGGTCGGAATGGCCGCAATGTCTGGCGCTGTTTATGCGAATGGTTCAGACATGACGAATCCAGATTCTGGTGTCGTAGTCGGTTATTGGCACAACTGGTGTGATGGTGGTGGTTACCAAGGTGGCAATGCGCCATGTGTGACATTGGATGAAGTGAACCCAATGTACAACATCGTGAATGTGTCGTTCATGAAAGTGTACGATGTGGCGGATGGTCGAATCCCAACTTTTAAACTGGACCCAACCATTGGGCTGTCAGAACAACAATTTATTGACCAAATCTCAGAACTTAACAAGCAAGGTCGTTCTGTCCTGTTAGCGCTAGGTGGTGCAGATGCACACGTAGAATTAGAAACAGGTGATGAAAGAGCCTTTGCTGATGAGATTATTCGTCTGACTGAGCGTTACGGTTTTGATGGTCTGGATATCGATCTGGAGCAAGCAGCGGTGACCGCAGCCAACAACCAAACTGTCATTCCTGATGCGTTAAAACTGGTGAAAGACCATTACCGTACTGAAGGTAAAAACTTCCTTATTACCATGGCACCTGAGTTTCCTTACCTGACGTCTGGTGGTAAATACGTACCTTACATCGACAATCTAGAAGGTTACTACGACTGGATTAACCCTCAGTTTTACAACCAAGGTGGCGATGGTATCTGGGTTGATGGTGTCGGTTGGATTGCTCAAAATAATGATGAATTGAAAGAAGAGTTCATCTACTACATCTCTGATTCTCTAATCAACGGTACTCGTGGCTTCCACAAGATCCTACACGACAAGCTCGTGTTTGGTATCCCTTCAAGCATTGATGCCGCTGCGACGGGTTTCGTTCAAGATCCTCAAGACTTATACGACGCGTTCGAGACCTTAACGACTCAAGGGCAACCTCTGCGCGGTGTGATGACTTGGTCTATCAACTGGGACATGGGCACTAATAAGAACGGCCAGCAATACAACGAACAGTTCATCAAAGATTACGGCCCGTTTGTCCATGGACAAGTGACACCACCACCGGTTGAAGGCGAGCCAGTACTGAAAGGTGTTGAAAATACGCGTGTGCTTCATGGGACTACATTTGACCCAATGGAAGGCGTAACAGCAACAGACAAAGAAGACGGCGATTTAACGTCTTCAATCGATGTTGATGGATATGTTGAAACAGCGGTAATCGGCACTTATGTTCTGACTTACCGAGTGAAAGACAGCGACGATAACGAAACCACCAAAGCAAGAACAGTAGAAGTTTACAGCCAAAAACCAGTCTTCGATGGCGTATCTGATGCAACAGTAATACTTGGTACTGCATTCGACCCAATGGCTGGTGTAACGGCGAATGATGCAGAAGATGGTGACCTAACCAGTTCTATTACACACACTGGCAGTGTCGATGTGAATGAAATAGGCAACTACTCGCTTGTTTATAGTGTGACAGACAGTGCTCATCAAACCGTCACTGCCGAACGTAAAGTGTCTGTGACTGACGGCTCTAACTGTGCAGCAGCATGGGATGCCGACACAGTTTATGTTGAAGGCGATCAAGTATCACATGATGGCTCAACATGGGGAGCTGGCTGGTACACTCGTGGCGAAGAGCCGGGAACGACAGGTGAGTGGGGCGTTTGGAGAAAGGTTTCAGATTCTTCCTGCGGTGGTAACCCTGATCCAGGTGCAGATCCTGAACTTCAAGTTTCGGGCCTTCAGTCTGAATACGCACCTGATAACGGTAATGTCCGCTTGGATCTGACGCTGACGTCAAACGAAGCAATGGATGTGACCGCAATGGTGCTCAACAGTGCAGGTACTGTGGTTGAACAGACTAAAGTCAACCTTGTCGATAGCCAAACAATCACCATCGTTTTAAATGATGTTACCGAAGGGCAATATGCACTTGAAGTGGTTGGTACAGCATCGGATGGCGAAATGGTGATGGTCGACAATACGTTCGCGATTAAAGAGGGCGGCGGTACAACACCACCTCCAGGTGATTACCCTCCGTATGAAGCAGGTACCAACTACGAAGCGGGCGATATTGTTGTGGGCAGTGACAATGGTTTATACGAATGTAAGCCTTGGCCATACACGGCTTGGTGTGCAAGCGCATCTTACGCTCCTGCAGAAAGCCAATACTGGCAAGATGCTTGGACAAAGCTGTAA